In Candidatus Bathyarchaeota archaeon, a genomic segment contains:
- a CDS encoding AAA family ATPase — MGYMVGTGIDGLDTVIGGGFPKGSLILLAGNPGTGKTAFSARFIAKGAESDEPGIYVSFAEAEDTLIENLSGHLNIDLTKFQLDRKIKILDYTAMREMVTSTILDEILREVQLLKAQRLVVDSYSSLAQAFQKSNDARIALNIIFGRIVRQLNCTTLMVVEVPQGSRRVGMGVEEFVADGAIMLRVRTLDGRLLRELEIRKMRGVKISERKLVFTLSGGFKAFPPFTHKKVGKIHRFDPIPDPPGKYSTGSIDMDEILGGGFSVGDSVLLEIGDEVSMAEYHLIVVPTIVNFISKGRAVLLIPTLGVDAEKAKQIGLSYGLTDDEINGLLKVCVAKTLGGDSDKPYMVAFEAKNPWEDYSKYLKIEEELNRKTGQPVMSVSGADTMISYYDESTYEKILGQDAIRIRKHNSIGIVLLKAGYESLSRRLGSVATTHLKIVKENGCLLFYAVKPRTGLYAVEMDVSKGYPTPKFTPMV, encoded by the coding sequence TTGGGATATATGGTTGGGACCGGAATCGATGGGTTGGACACCGTGATCGGCGGGGGTTTCCCTAAAGGTAGTCTCATTCTACTTGCAGGGAACCCAGGGACTGGCAAGACTGCCTTCTCAGCTCGATTCATAGCCAAAGGCGCCGAGTCAGATGAGCCCGGCATATACGTCAGTTTCGCCGAGGCCGAGGATACACTCATCGAGAACCTCTCAGGACATTTAAACATTGACCTCACGAAGTTTCAGTTAGATAGGAAGATCAAGATACTGGATTACACCGCCATGAGAGAGATGGTCACATCAACTATTTTAGATGAAATCCTACGTGAGGTTCAGTTGCTGAAGGCCCAGCGTCTGGTCGTAGACTCGTACTCTTCACTGGCTCAAGCCTTCCAGAAATCAAATGATGCAAGGATTGCCCTCAATATCATCTTTGGAAGAATTGTTAGACAGCTGAACTGTACTACACTCATGGTTGTAGAGGTTCCTCAAGGGTCACGGAGAGTCGGCATGGGTGTGGAGGAGTTTGTTGCTGACGGTGCAATAATGTTACGAGTCAGGACACTCGATGGTAGGTTGCTTCGAGAATTAGAGATTAGGAAAATGCGCGGGGTGAAGATTAGTGAAAGAAAGTTAGTCTTCACACTCAGCGGAGGTTTCAAAGCATTTCCTCCCTTCACCCATAAGAAGGTTGGGAAGATCCATCGATTCGATCCGATTCCAGATCCGCCGGGGAAATACTCGACGGGATCCATAGATATGGATGAGATCTTGGGCGGAGGATTTTCCGTAGGAGACTCTGTTCTTCTGGAAATTGGAGATGAGGTTTCTATGGCTGAGTATCATCTCATCGTGGTCCCTACAATTGTAAACTTCATATCTAAGGGACGAGCCGTCCTACTGATCCCAACGTTGGGAGTAGACGCCGAGAAAGCTAAGCAGATAGGTTTGAGTTACGGCCTCACAGATGATGAGATCAACGGTCTCCTGAAGGTTTGCGTAGCTAAGACCCTTGGCGGAGACTCAGATAAACCTTACATGGTAGCCTTCGAAGCGAAGAACCCATGGGAAGATTACTCGAAATATCTCAAGATTGAAGAAGAGCTGAATAGGAAGACTGGGCAACCGGTCATGTCTGTCTCAGGTGCTGACACTATGATCAGTTACTATGATGAATCTACCTACGAAAAGATTCTCGGCCAAGACGCAATAAGGATCCGTAAACATAACTCAATCGGCATCGTACTTTTGAAGGCAGGTTACGAGAGTTTGTCTAGAAGACTAGGCTCCGTCGCCACAACCCATCTGAAGATAGTGAAGGAGAATGGCTGTCTCCTCTTCTATGCTGTAAAGCCTAGAACAGGTTTGTATGCGGTGGAGATGGATGTTTCGAAAGGCTACCCTACACCTAAGTTTACACCGATGGTTTGA
- the trxB gene encoding thioredoxin-disulfide reductase: MSLNLFELPKIHQTDERKFDSTIRRFNLNAPHNYLGCPELNLIIIGSGPAGLTASIYAARGGVETKVVEGNIPGGQLNFALEVENYPGFPMPISGPELVGLMRKQAERFGVEFIPGVVERVDFAEPPFKVEVDGKLYEAASIIVATGSSPRWLGLESEKRLIGRGVSSCAICDGYFFKDKDVVVVGGGDTAVEDAIFLSKIASKVTLIHRRDRLRAAATIQEKAMRISKIRFLWSCVVEDILGDDHVEGVKIRNVLTGQTQELRCDGVFIAIGQTPNTEIFRGHLELDGEGYIKIAADSSTSKPGIFAAGDVVDKVYRQAVVAAGSGCKAAMDALRYLNSK; encoded by the coding sequence ATGAGCCTAAACCTTTTTGAACTACCGAAAATCCATCAAACTGACGAACGAAAATTTGATTCCACTATTCGACGATTCAATCTAAATGCCCCTCACAACTATTTAGGGTGTCCGGAGTTGAATCTCATAATAATAGGCTCAGGTCCCGCTGGTTTAACAGCCTCTATCTACGCCGCAAGAGGGGGTGTCGAGACGAAGGTTGTTGAAGGTAACATACCCGGTGGACAGTTGAACTTTGCTCTGGAAGTAGAGAACTACCCAGGATTCCCAATGCCAATATCAGGCCCCGAGCTTGTTGGTTTGATGAGGAAGCAGGCGGAACGTTTCGGGGTCGAGTTCATACCTGGAGTTGTTGAGAGGGTCGACTTCGCTGAGCCGCCTTTCAAGGTTGAGGTTGATGGTAAACTGTATGAGGCGGCTTCAATCATAGTTGCGACAGGCTCATCGCCTAGATGGTTGGGCCTCGAATCTGAGAAGAGGCTAATAGGTAGAGGTGTCTCCTCATGCGCAATATGCGACGGCTACTTCTTCAAAGATAAGGATGTGGTGGTGGTAGGCGGAGGAGACACAGCCGTCGAGGACGCGATCTTCCTGTCAAAGATCGCTAGCAAGGTGACTCTAATCCATAGGAGAGATAGGTTGAGGGCTGCAGCGACGATTCAGGAGAAGGCGATGAGAATCAGTAAAATAAGATTCCTGTGGAGCTGCGTCGTCGAGGATATTCTTGGAGACGACCATGTTGAAGGTGTCAAGATCAGAAACGTTTTGACAGGCCAAACCCAAGAGCTCAGGTGCGACGGAGTATTCATAGCTATAGGCCAGACTCCTAACACAGAGATATTCAGGGGCCACCTGGAGCTCGATGGGGAAGGATACATAAAGATCGCGGCAGACTCATCGACAAGCAAACCTGGAATATTTGCGGCAGGCGATGTGGTAGACAAGGTTTACAGGCAAGCGGTAGTAGCAGCAGGGTCAGGATGTAAAGCCGCAATGGATGCCCTAAGATACTTGAACTCCAAATGA